AGACTGCATTCCCTCGCTCAATATAGGGAAAGAAGAGGAAGAATTTTCAACTCGGAGGGTGATCATGTTTCGAGTTCTTCTGGTGGAAATATGACTACACCAAACATTCGCCCTTCCAATATGGTAATGGCCTCAAAATAAAGAGCGATGAGTTTTCTCAATTGCTAGTCCCCAACATCTCATCTGGTCATGTTGCTGCTCGTGTTCATACAAAGATAATAGTGACATATTACTTTCTTTCATACAGTTCAATCAGAGAGGAAACCATGTGCCAGTTGATGAAGGAATCACTTCTGATAGTGAAGAAGATAAAGCTGCAGAGGTGATGGGGCAGCACGATCAATTTGTCAGCTCTATGCAGTCTCGTTTGGCTAAGTTACAGGTAACATGTGGAAAGCACAAATTATGTTAATGCTTTTGGTTCTGTCCTAAGTAGCATGCAAGCTGTAAAACTTCATAGTTTTCCATAAACGTTGTTTGTTCTCTAAAGAATTTCACCATATTTGCAGGTTGTCCGAAGATATTGGGAAAGAAACGATGTCAAAAACTCGATAAGTTCAATAGAGAAGATGGCTGATAATGCTGTAAGCAACTTCTGTTTGTTCCCTATCTAATTCATGTTTATAAATACCAGTGCAATGTTGTTAAAAAGATTTTTTTACTTGCGCAGACTCTCATTATTTCATGTTGTACAGGTCGTTGCAGATGTATTGGTTATAATCACTGAGAGAACTGAGGTATTGACACTGGATACCTGTACCTCTCTTCTTCCCCTTTTGTCAGCTCTTCTAGCGAGTAACATGGATAGGTAAGCAATTCACTCTGAAGAAAATAATCACATCGTAAATGTCCTTTTTTGTTGTTTCTGATTGCCGTTTCATGTCTTTACACTTTAGACATTTGAGTGTCTGCCTAGACTTGCTGCTAAAACTGTTAAGAATGTATGGGTCACAAATTTACTCGTCGCTGTCAGCTCCATCATCTGTCGGTGTAGATATTGAGGCTGAGCAAAGGTTGGTCTCGGTTTAAGTTTTATCTGCATTTCATTTTTGATAGCAATTTACTTTCTTTCGCAACTCCAACATGTTTCTTGTTATCCAGGATGGAGCGGTACAGTCGTTGCTTTGTTGAACTCGAGAAAATCAAGGCTTGTCTTCCCTCTTTGGAAAGGTGAGTTTTCTTCATGTATTATTGGAACAATGGTTCTCTTCTCTCTTCTAGTCTTATCATCTTATCTCATATATATATGCATATCTCTCTGTGTCTATGCAGAAGAGGAGGATTAGTGGCAAAGACTATCCATGAACTCAATTTAATATTCCAAGAAGTTTCATCATGATGCTCCCTACCGGTTTGAATGTGGATTTGGTTGCAGTGTTCCAGTGTGGTGTTTATAACAGAAACATAAAGCTAATTCTACCAAGCTAACCAAAAGAGTCTACGGAAGACTTAACTAACGCTCGAGTTTTACGTGTGGCTTTGCATTGCGGAAGCAGAATCTCTGCAATGCTGTCTTGGTTTCAAGCCAACTTTGTGTGTAAAGAGCCATTTCGGCTGTTGTGTATTGATCTAAGCTTAATCATTTCATTATTTAATTATGTTTTCTAGAGCTATATTACAACAAAAACTGTTTTCAGAAGATTCATCAAATCTTGAAGTACTTGTATCCAAAATCAGGATTTGTCATCCCCTCTTCCCAGTCTCCCATTCGTTTACCACCAAATACTACTTGCTGAATGCCCAAGTACCTGTAATTTCATATTACCAAAAGTTAATGTTGTCTGCAACAGAGAAGAGATCAATCACAGAGGATGTAACAAGAGCCAACAAGCTCTCTTGAGTTACTTACTCTGAACCCACAACTGTCAAACTGTTGAGAAGCACATCAAGTGCGAAGATATCAGAAGTACCAAGATCAACCCTGCAAGTAAACTTTATACTAAGAACACAGTTTATAAGGAGATGGATTGGACAAGAATGGATGCGTCTGAAAAAAAAGTGAATTACCAGACACGACCCCAGTTGTCCTGAAATTCAACGTCACTGATGTCATGGAAGGATGAAGGCATCACTTTGAAGCCCTTCTCTGCGTCGTAGAGAGGATCATATTCCATAGATGAGTTTGCTAGCTGCAAGCATAAGGTTATATCATTAAGAGGGAAGCGTGATACATGAGGAGAAGTAATATGAGAAACAGAGCGGATGATGAACAGACCTGTAAGTTAGATGTATTGAAAGCGCCCAATCTCCCCATAACATACCATGCCTGTATAACCTGTTAGCAAACTCAAGTTTCATTATGGTCAAATGAAAGAAGCATTGAGTCGTCAGAGTAAGAAGAAGGTAAATTTCTTAATTCTTACACTTCCAAAAAGATCAACATCTCGATCTGAAGGCGATCCATAGAGCTCAAACCATATGAAGGAGTCAACAGGATTGAAACTGCAGATATCAAATACATAGAATATTAGTCCCAAGTAGCCGTATGTTGTGGAATGGAGACAACAAAGTGAGGAGAAAATGAAAAGAAAAAAAAGAAGAAGATTGCTCACTCTCTGAAGCTAACTTTGAAAGAAAGCACAGAGCCAGTCTTCTGCTTCTGGAAATCTTTTCCCTTCTTCCTTACCCTTTCTTCTACCTGAACAAACATGTCAAACTTCACATTCGATAGAAACAAACACACAGCTTTGTAAAGGAGAAAGAAACACATCAATAACCTTCTTTCTCATGAGCTCAGGGTTGCCTATGCTATCACCAAGAACAGCTCGAAGCTCTTCATCATCTTTACAAGCACTCTCAAGTACCCTGTTTCCATACAAATTTCACCCAAAGGTTCAAACTTTCTCGCCACATAAGCAAAAAGACAAACACTTTGGAGTGTCAAAAGAGAGAGAGGAAGGAACAAGTACTTGGCCCAAGATGGGTAATCGTGGAGACGATCGTAGTCGCGTTTTCTCTTCTCTTCTCTAACTTTGAGTAATCTCCTTCCTCTCGCCGTCGTCCCCGAGCCTTTCTTCGCTTCCGACATCCCGCCGTCATTTTCACCGGCGACGTTGTCGGAATTAGAAGAGACAGCGACTAGAGAGGGAAGGTTACGCTTGTGGAGAGAAAATGGTTGTCTCTGAGACGCAAGGAAGGGAGAGAAAACAAGATTCAGACAAGGAAGGGAGAGGGATAAGATATGACTTTTGTACATTTCTGTTTCCTTCGATTCTATTCTGTGTTTCTGTAAACAACAAAGCTCAAGTTGAGTACAAAGAAGGCTCCTGCCATTTTCACATTCGCACTAAAACTCATAATTATCGGACTGGTTCGAACCGGTTAAGCGAACTTATCCAATCAAAATCGTATCAAACAGTTTGGTTTATATGAATAGTAAAACCGAATCATAACCCAGCTGAAAACAAGGTAGGAAACAACATTGCTTCATAGGTTTAGTTTATGTTTATCACATTCGAAGACCGCGGATATTCCACTTCCGTAGTCATAGCTACGACTAGGCCCGGGCGTTCGGATACCCGTCGGCATTCGGATCGGGTTTTTCGGATTTCGATTCTTTTTTATAACACCTCCTAAATCTCATTCTAGTAAATTTGCAAGTACGGGTCGGGTTCGGATATAACACATCGGGTCTGGGTCGGTTTTGTATCACATCATGGAACCCATAAAGTAATCATATATCATTCGGATTCGGGTTATATTGGATCGGTTCGGATATACCCGAAATAAAATCTAAAATTTAAAAGTAAAAACATAAGAAATATATATTTATTTATATATAATTAAGTATTTAAGGTAATTATTTATATTTTAAATACTTATTGTTAGATAACATATCAAAATAAATATGAAATTGAATATTTGAAATATATATTCATGTTTCATATAATTATATTGTATATTATTTTGGACATCCGGATCGGTTACTTCGGTTATCTTTTCGGATTTTTCGGGTTTTTCGGTTTTTTGGATTACCCGTTCGGGTTCGGTTAATAACACTTCGGGTTCGGATATGTTTTGTACCACCTTACAAGACCCATTCGGATACTTTTTACTCGGACCGGATACGGATCGGGTTTTTCGGTTCGGGTTCGGTTCGAATTTTGGGTTACGGATATTATGCCCATGCCTAGCTACAAGACTGCAACAACGGAGCCATCCACAATGACCTTTAAAACACTCAGAGAATTTTTTTAAAAAAAAACTAACTGCTTAACATTTACATTCATGCCTCTTGAATGAAAATAAGCCTTGCTACAATGATTACAGAGTGAAATTGAACATTAACTATTCTTCATCCCACATTTGATTGTCTTGGGAAAAAGAAATGACAAGCACCATCTGATGTCATTCCTTTCCGTTCAGCTTATGTACTCGGTCCTAAACTACAATAAGGATTTGCAGCTTAAGGGTCATCTTAGTGTCAGCATAAGGATCATCATCACCGAAA
The DNA window shown above is from Brassica oleracea var. oleracea cultivar TO1000 chromosome C3, BOL, whole genome shotgun sequence and carries:
- the LOC106335711 gene encoding uncharacterized protein LOC106335711 produces the protein MYKSHILSLSLPCLNLVFSPFLASQRQPFSLHKRNLPSLVAVSSNSDNVAGENDGGMSEAKKGSGTTARGRRLLKVREEKRKRDYDRLHDYPSWAKVLESACKDDEELRAVLGDSIGNPELMRKKVEERVRKKGKDFQKQKTGSVLSFKVSFRDFNPVDSFIWFELYGSPSDRDVDLFGSVIQAWYVMGRLGAFNTSNLQLANSSMEYDPLYDAEKGFKVMPSSFHDISDVEFQDNWGRVWVDLGTSDIFALDVLLNSLTVVGSEYLGIQQVVFGGKRMGDWEEGMTNPDFGYKYFKI